One window from the genome of Pseudomonas fluorescens encodes:
- a CDS encoding type II and III secretion system protein family protein, protein MTQRTAPVLKHFIHGLFWMGLGLDAAQAAAANCSQLDNLPATFEVGQGLQSELRILAPVTKLAVGDPKIADVQPSGSDAFILTGLAPGATSLMVWTDCSKIPRQSMVFVKGRATEALTGAASMPSEDPMLLAQVQTDIRFVEVSRTKLKEASTSIFGSRGNFLFGSPRTLPTIGGVVRPSLPVNNDMFNLSFATGKTLLMINALEGSGFAYTLARPSLVALSGQSASFLAGGEVPIPVPSAGSDNVSIEYKEFGIRLTLTPTVIGKNRIALKVAPEVSELDFTNAVNIAGTLVPALTVRRTDTSIALADGESFVISGLISTRNSAQVNKFPGLGDVPILGAFFRDNSINREERELLMIVTPHLVQPLAADAQLPTLPGEQLRNYDPNFYRMYFLEHGEFDNRSGLSQ, encoded by the coding sequence ATGACCCAGCGCACCGCCCCCGTTTTAAAACATTTCATTCATGGCCTGTTCTGGATGGGCCTTGGCCTGGATGCGGCTCAGGCCGCTGCGGCAAATTGTTCGCAACTGGACAATCTGCCGGCGACCTTCGAGGTCGGCCAAGGGCTCCAGAGCGAACTGCGTATCCTCGCACCCGTGACGAAATTGGCTGTCGGCGACCCGAAAATTGCCGATGTGCAACCCAGTGGCAGCGATGCCTTCATCCTCACGGGCCTGGCGCCCGGCGCCACCAGCCTGATGGTCTGGACCGACTGTTCGAAAATACCGCGCCAGAGCATGGTCTTTGTCAAAGGCCGGGCCACTGAGGCGCTGACGGGCGCTGCGAGCATGCCTTCCGAAGACCCGATGCTGCTCGCCCAGGTACAGACCGACATCCGTTTCGTTGAAGTCAGCCGGACCAAGCTCAAGGAAGCCTCGACGTCGATTTTCGGCAGCCGTGGCAATTTCCTGTTCGGCTCGCCGAGGACCTTGCCCACCATCGGCGGCGTTGTCCGGCCTTCATTGCCGGTCAATAACGACATGTTCAACCTGTCTTTCGCCACCGGTAAGACCCTGTTGATGATCAACGCCCTGGAAGGCAGCGGTTTTGCCTATACCCTGGCGCGGCCGAGCCTGGTGGCCCTCAGCGGGCAAAGCGCGAGTTTCCTGGCCGGCGGCGAAGTGCCGATTCCGGTACCCAGTGCCGGCAGCGACAATGTGTCCATCGAGTACAAGGAATTCGGTATACGCCTGACCCTGACCCCCACCGTCATTGGCAAGAATCGCATCGCCTTGAAGGTGGCACCGGAAGTCAGTGAGCTGGACTTCACCAACGCGGTGAACATCGCCGGGACATTGGTGCCCGCACTCACCGTGCGCCGTACCGATACCAGCATCGCCCTGGCCGATGGCGAAAGTTTCGTCATCAGCGGCCTGATCAGCACCCGCAACAGCGCCCAGGTGAACAAGTTTCCAGGGCTTGGCGACGTGCCGATTCTCGGCGCGTTCTTTCGTGACAACTCCATCAACCGCGAAGAGCGCGAACTGCTGATGATCGTCACGCCGCACCTGGTCCAACCGTTGGCGGCCGACGCGCAACTGCCGACCTTGCCGGGTGAGCAACTGCGCAATTACGACCCGAATTTCTACCGTATGTACTTCCTCGAACATGGCGAGTTCGACAACCGCAGCGGGCTTTCCCAATGA
- a CDS encoding tetratricopeptide repeat protein, whose amino-acid sequence MKTVIALAATLMLVGCASSGVVASRTADCAKPGADQELALNMAEDMANEGRLYASLANLERLPEDLVQVRLRKARVLRLMGRNEAEPLYKSLLGTCLAADGEHGLGQLAAARNDNSAATQYLERAAKMAPTEGKIRNDLGVVYLNQRRISEARFEFMTAMELQQSDTLAALNMVTLLIYQDNWKQAAELANMAKLSPQQVADAQARAEKIRGSATQAATSPANHLAEVVDASTGAVK is encoded by the coding sequence ATGAAAACAGTGATCGCATTAGCGGCGACCTTGATGCTTGTCGGTTGTGCCAGCAGCGGCGTGGTGGCTTCACGCACAGCCGATTGCGCCAAGCCCGGAGCCGACCAGGAACTGGCCTTGAACATGGCGGAAGACATGGCCAACGAGGGCCGTCTATACGCCAGCCTGGCGAACCTCGAACGCTTGCCCGAAGACTTGGTCCAGGTCCGCCTGCGCAAGGCTCGGGTACTGCGCCTGATGGGCCGCAACGAGGCCGAACCGTTGTACAAAAGCCTGCTGGGGACATGCCTGGCCGCTGACGGTGAGCATGGCCTGGGTCAATTGGCGGCCGCCAGGAATGACAATTCGGCCGCGACGCAATACCTCGAACGCGCCGCGAAGATGGCCCCGACCGAAGGCAAGATCCGCAATGACCTGGGGGTTGTCTACCTCAATCAGCGACGCATTTCAGAAGCCCGCTTCGAGTTCATGACCGCCATGGAGCTCCAGCAGTCCGACACGCTGGCCGCGCTCAACATGGTGACCCTGCTGATTTACCAGGACAACTGGAAGCAGGCCGCCGAGCTCGCGAACATGGCCAAGCTCAGCCCCCAGCAAGTGGCAGATGCCCAAGCCCGTGCGGAAAAAATCAGGGGTTCGGCCACTCAGGCAGCGACGTCACCCGCCAACCACCTGGCCGAGGTCGTCGATGCTTCAACCGGCGCGGTCAAGTAG
- a CDS encoding DUF3613 domain-containing protein, whose amino-acid sequence MMTKQLMIVCMVSLSTAAWAIEPGPSSAAQQGTESWMQLQIRGVVASTNLQTASAAEREMAMQRWLNSFNYPIPEFFDQDSGGEITSSK is encoded by the coding sequence ATGATGACCAAACAATTGATGATCGTGTGCATGGTGAGCCTGTCCACCGCCGCCTGGGCCATTGAGCCAGGCCCCTCCTCGGCCGCACAGCAAGGCACCGAGAGCTGGATGCAACTGCAGATTCGCGGCGTGGTGGCCTCCACCAACCTGCAAACCGCCTCGGCCGCCGAACGCGAGATGGCCATGCAGCGTTGGCTCAACAGCTTCAACTACCCGATCCCGGAGTTCTTTGACCAGGACTCGGGTGGAGAAATCACCAGCAGCAAATGA